CGCCGGCGGAGGCAGAGGCGCATCATGCTGTGCTGACAGCGGCCCTGAAATCCGGTCGCGAGGATGTCGTGGTCCCGGTCGACTATGACGGGGCGTCCGTCTGATGGAGCCGATCGGCCGCTTTGCCGCAATCAAGGAAGACGAGCCGCCGTTCCGGCCCTTGCGGAACGAAGGAGGCCGTTGATGCGAACCGGGGAGGAGGCTCACCATCACGGCGCTCCGAAACAGGGCGGCATCGTTTGCGCCGGCAATTTCATTGTCGATCGCGTCCACACCCTGTCCTATTGGCCCGAACAGGGCAATCTCGCCCATATCCTGCACCAGGATCTGGGCGTCGGGGGCGGAGCCGCCAATGTCGTCACGGATCTCGCCTCGCTCGGATTTCCCGGAAGGCTGGCGGCGGCGGGATGCATCGGCGCCGATCAGGACGGAGAGATCGTCAAGGCCCGGCTTGCGGCGGCGGGCGTCAATATCGGTGGTCTCACCGCGCTCGCCGACCGGATGACGGCGCACACGCATGTCATGAACGTGCCCGGCCAGAACCGCACCTTCTTCTACCATGGCGGCGCCAGCGATGCCGTCACGGACAAGCTCATCTCACCCGCGACCTTCGCCGAGGCCGGATATCGGCTGTTCTATCTCGGCTATCTCATGCTGTTGCCGGGCCTCGACCGAATAGGGGCCGACGGTTCGTCGGGAGCCTCGCGCCTGCTAGAAGCCGCGCGCCGCGCCGGGCTGACGACCTGCGTGGATTTCGTCTCCAGCGAAGACCCGGAATTTGCGGCCAAGGTCGGCGTCGCTCTGCCCTTCTGCGATTTCCTGATCATCAACGAGATGGAGGCGGGCCGGGCAACCGGCGTTGTCGTTCG
This Rhizobium acidisoli DNA region includes the following protein-coding sequences:
- a CDS encoding carbohydrate kinase family protein, producing the protein MRTGEEAHHHGAPKQGGIVCAGNFIVDRVHTLSYWPEQGNLAHILHQDLGVGGGAANVVTDLASLGFPGRLAAAGCIGADQDGEIVKARLAAAGVNIGGLTALADRMTAHTHVMNVPGQNRTFFYHGGASDAVTDKLISPATFAEAGYRLFYLGYLMLLPGLDRIGADGSSGASRLLEAARRAGLTTCVDFVSSEDPEFAAKVGVALPFCDFLIINEMEAGRATGVVVRDAKGDLIEAELLKAGERLLAAGVAKGAIIHAPEICFWFASGAAPIMTRSRPVDPDDIVSTVGAGDAFCAAVLYGLHENWPVEQICTVAHAAAAYCLTGATATDGIPDMSILLREAKETNPA